Within the Gloeobacter kilaueensis JS1 genome, the region TGCGCCGACAGATCTTCGCCCCACCGCCCGCGACAGGTGATTCTGGTTGAACTTGGACCGAGTGGTTGGTAGACTTCAGCTGCTCCTATTGTGTTGTCATCCCCTCAGGAAACACGGCCATGCCTGCCCGTTCACGCAGTTTCACCCCCGCTTTTAACCTTTTGAGTCTGGGCGGGCGCGGCGTGGGCAAGACCGTGTTTCTGGCCGGAGCCTACGCTGAGACCCACCGGGGCATCGCGCCTTTGCCCTCCTCGACGCTCTGGTTTGACTGGGACAGCCGGGCGCAGCAGGACGTTGGAAACGCTCTTGCCTATATCGAGCGCACAGGCCATTATCCGTCGGCGACGCTGCGCATCAGCAGCTTTCGCTTTGCCCTCAAACAGCGGCAGTTCGGATTTTCTCGCACGATCTGCTATCTGCGCTGGCAGGACATTCCTGGCGAAATCTGCTCGCCTGCCAATCCGGCGTTTCGAGAGATGGTACTCGCCTCCCACGGCTGCTGCGTGTTCGTCGATACCCAGGCACTGCTGGTCGATGACGACTATCTCCAGCAGTTCGAGCAAAAGATCTTTGCCCAACTGCGCACGATTGCCTCGCTCATCCCCCCCGGCGAGACCTACCCGATCGCCCTTGTGCTGACCAAGTGCGATTTGAGCGCGGCAGTATCTCAGAGCGAAAAGCGGCTGGAAGATCTGCTCAGGCCGCTGCTTGAAAGTCTCACCGGCGGCGTGCGCTGTCGGGCGCTGCCGGTGGCGGCAAAGGTCGTCCAGCGGGGTGAAAGTTGGGCTTTGCAGGCCGTCGGCGCAGCGGCAGCGTTTATCTGGCTGGCCTGGCAGCTCAGCGACATTCACCGGCTCGGCTGGGGGGAGCGGTTGCTGGGTCTATTCGCCCGCCTGCTGAGCGGTAGCAGGCGACAGCCCGGTTGGGAGGACGGCCTTCTGCGGCGGATCTTAGTGGAGGAGACGCAGACGACCGGGGCGGGGGCAGCCTTTCGGCCCCAGGCTCCCCGCCGCACGGCCTCAAAGGTAGAGCGCGAGTAGCCGGAACTGCAGTAGCCCGCGCATCGTCAGACGATCCGTTCCCTTTTGCGGTTGCTATGTTCTCAACTGTTGCGCGCCGGCAGCGGCGGGCTGTCGTTGCCGTTGCCCTGTCGCTGGTGTTGCTTGGGGCCGGACCGGCCAGCGCTCAGCCTCCGAGCGCCAGTTTGTCTACCTTCGAGGAAGTCTGGCAGACTGTCAAGGACCACTTCTACGACCCAAAGCTGGGCGGCATCGACTGGCGGGCGATTCGCGAAAAGTATCGCGAGCAAGCTGCCCTTGCGGCGAGCGGTGAACAGCTCGCCGGGGCAATCAATCGGATGCTTCTGGAATTGCACGCCTCCCACACCCGCTACTACACCCGTCAGGAACCAGCCTTCTACCAGCTTTTGGGCGGCGTTTTCCGCAGTAGCCCCGCCTGGCGCAAGTTCAAAAAGCAGTTTCCGGGCGAAGAACTCAGCTACACCGAAATCGGAGTGTTCACCAGCAAGGAGGAAACGGGCACGCTGGTAACGGCGGTGCTCGACGATAGCCCCGCCCGCAAGGCCGGATTGCAGGTCGGCGATGTGATCGTCGCCGTAGACGGTGAGCCGGGCTTCGAGCCGATCGATTCTTTCAAAGGCAAAGTGGCAAAACCGGTGGTCCTCTCGGTGCGCCGAACGGGGAAGATCGCGAAGCTGACGGTCGTACCCAAAAACTACGATCCGGCCACGATGTTCCTCGATGCGATGCGCGACAGCGCCGAACTCATCGAGCAGGACGGAAAGACGATAGGCTACATCCACGTCTGGTCCTACGCCGGTGAGCAGTACCAGCAACTGCTCAAAAAAGAACTCTTCAGCGGCAAACTCCAGCGCGCCGACGCCTTGATCCTCGATCTGCGCAACGGCTGGGGCGGGGCGAGCCCGGAGTACCTGAACATCTTTACCGCCCAGCAACCGGCGCTTACTATCCAGTCGCGGGACGGCAAACCGGCCAACCTCACCGAACTCTGGAAAAAACCGGTTGTCCTGCTGGTCAACGAGCAGACCCGCAGCGGCAAAGAAATCCTCGCCTACGGCTTCAAAAAATACGCCATCGGCCCGGTGATTGGCACCAGGACCGCCGGGGCGGTGCTGGCGGGCAGCCCCTTTTTGCTCAAAGACGGGAGTCTGCTCTATCTGGCGGTTGCCAACGTCTGGGTGGACGGCGAGCGCCTCGAAGGAACGGGCGTGACGCCGGATATCGAGGTACCGCCGGATTTCGAGCGCGGCGATCTGCAAAAACAAAAGGCAATAGAGGTACTTCTTGGAAAGCTGGCCACAGCCGGCCCCGCAGGCGGAAGCTACAATCTTGGGCAGTGAAGGAGAAATAGCGGTGGCGCGCATCCCAAGCATCGCCCTGGTCGATTATGGTGTCGGCAATCTGCACTCGGCCCGCAAGGGATTGGAGGCGATGGGGGCGCGCGTCGTCGTGAGTGCCCATCCCGAGACGCTGGCGGCGGCGGATGGCGTCGTGCTCCCAGGGGTCGGTGCCTTCGACGCAGCGATCGAGAAATTAGCAGAGCGGGATCTGGGGCCGACGCTACAACGGCTGGTAGATCAGGGACAGCCGCTTCTTGGCATCTGTTTGGGCCTGCAGGTGCTCTTTGAATCGTCCGAAGAAGGGCGGCTGCCGGGGCTCGGGATCCTGCCTGGCCGGGTGCGGCGCTTCGCAAGCGAGCCGGGCCTCACCATTCCCCATATGGGCTGGAACCAGCTGGAGTTCGACCAGCCCGATTGCCCGCTCTGGCAGGGTCTGGCGGCGGGAAGCTGGGTGTATTTTGTGCATTCTTACTACGTCGAACCAGCCTGCAGCGCCGATCGGGCGGCCACCGCCGTCCACGGCCACCAGCCTTTTACTGCCGCTATCGCCCGCGACCGGCTGTGGGCGGTGCAGTTCCATCCCGAAAAATCGGCCCGCACCGGCCTGCAGATCCTCAAGAACTTTATCGCCCTGACGGTGGGCGATCGCTCCCTCGTCGCTCCGGCAGCGAACTAGCCTTGCGGGTGCTGCACATCGCCGCTGAATTTCCGCCCATTACCTGGGGCGGCATGGGAACGGCGGTGGGTGGGCTGTGCAGAGCCTCCGCCCGCGCCGGGATGACGGCAGCGGTGTTGCTGGTGGGAGGGATTCTCGTGTTGCCCGAGGAAGCCGGGCCGTTCTCGAACGAGGAAGGCTGGCTCAACGCCGACGGCGTGCGACTTTTTCAGATCGCCCCCTCCGACGGGCCGCAAAGGACTATCGATCTGGTGCGCCGCTGGCAACCGGATCTTCTGCACCTGCACACGGCCTGGCTCTGGGACACCATCCGGCCTGTGCTGGAGGTGACAGGTCTGCCCTTTGTCTTTACCGTCCACTCGCTCGATCGGGCCGAGTACGAGATTGGCCGGCTGGTGAGCGCTTGGGAAAACCAGGCCCAGGTTCTCGTCGCCGCAAACCGGATCGTCGTGCCTTCTAAGAGTGAAGCAGCGCTGCTGGTGCGCTACTACCCCGAGGTGGGCTCCCGCGTCCGCGTCGCCGCTAACGGCATCGACGAGCGGCCCATCGCCGTGCGAGAGCGGCGCGGCGAGCCACCGACCGTGCTCTTCAGCGGGCGCTTCGTCGAGCGCAAGGGCATCGGCGAGTTGCTCGCCGCCATCCCCGAGGTGCTCTCGGTGCGGCCCACCACCCGCTTCGTGCTCGCAGGCGGCTACGGCGGCCCGGCGGAGGTAGATTTTATGGGTCTGCAGCAACAGATGGCCCCCTACAGACAGCAGGTCCACTTCACCGGCTGGCTCGCCGCCGAAGAGATGGACGCTTGGTACCGCCGCTCCGACATTCTGGTAGTGCCCAGCTGGTACGAACCCTTTGGCATGGTAGTGCTCGAAGGGATGTTGCACGGACTCGCCGTCGCAGCCACCGCCGTCGGCGGTCCCGCCGAGATTCTCGATCATGGCCGAACCGGCTGGCTGTTTGCCTCCAGGAATGTCGATGCCTTAAAAGCAGCGCTGATCCAGCTTGTAGACAGCGCCGAACTGTGCCTGCAGCTGGGAGCCGCCGCTCAAGAGGCGGTGCGCCGCCACTGGCTCTGGCCCCAGGTTCTTCAAAAACTCACCTGCGTCTACCGTGAGGCGATTGGCTGTCGAGACAGTTACGAAATTTAGCACCTTCCGGGCTGCGTCTGTCTCTTTCGGATGGCGTTGCTGCCCCCGACTGCGTGCATACTGATCGATATTTATGCCTAGAGGGAACTGCAGTGGGGTCTGCCGACCGCGCTCCCGCAGGTTGCAAAAGCTGAACCCTCCCCGGTGGATGCCGGAAAGCGAAACGATCATGACTTTCTCTGCTGAAGGACTCGCCCCAAAAAATCGACCGCAGGAGCTGTCTGCGGCTGGGGAAAGTGAGGAGAAACGGGCGACGGCGGTGATCGCCCGCTTGAAGCAGAGTTTGCTTGGCTGGGTCGAACCGCTCGGCCTGGGCGTCGTGCTCGATCGAGGGGGCTGCAACGCCACCGCCCCGGATCTGGCTTTTCTGGCGATGAACCGGCTGAGAAATGCTCCTTTCAGGCTGGGCCTGCCCGTTCCGGATCTGGTGGTCAAAGTCGAGTCAGCCCCCTCGCAGCGCGAGGCGCTCACCCGCCAGATCCAGAGTTGGCTGGACCGGGGAGTGGTGGTCTGCTTGCTGGTCGAGACCTGGGCCAAAACCGTGAGCATCTTCCGCGAGGGCCAGGTGGTGACCCTCGGCCTCGAAGAAGTGCTGAGTCTGCCGGAGATCCTGCCGGGCTGGGAGTGGAAGCTCGCCGCGTTATAAGATCGAGCCCGTACTTTATAAAGAGCAGCTATGGCGACACCCGGTCCCGACTTGCTGGCGCTGGACTTTGACGGTGTGATCTGCGATGGACTCAAAGAATACTTTCAGACTTCCTGGCTCGCTTACTGTAAGCTCTGGCCCGACACCGACCCGGTGGCACCCGCCGGAGTAGCGGAGCGCTTTTACCAGTTGCGTCCGGTCATCGAGACTGGTTGGGAGATGCCGCTGCTTCTGCGCGCCATCTTAGAGAAAATCGAATCCGAGCGCATCTTTGCCGAGTGGCCCACTTTATCTCACCAACTGCTGGCGATATCCGGCTTCAGCACCCAGCAGTTGACGACGACGGTCGATGGGATGCGCGACGAGTGGATCGAGCGGGATCTACCCGGCTGGCTCGCCGTGCATCGCTTCTATCCAGGGGTGATCGAGAGCCTGCGGCGTTGGGAGGGCGATGCACAGTTGCGGGCAGTGATCATCACCACCAAGGCGAGCCGATTCGTCCTGGAACTATTGGGGCAGGCGGGCCTGGTCTGGCCTGCTGCCGACCTTTTTGGCAAGGATATCAGACAGCCCAAGTCCCACACCCTGGCCCAGCTTCTGGCGGCGGGCTATCGGCGCATCTGGTTTGTCGAGGACCGCTTCGCTACTCTCCGAGGCGTGCAGCAGCTACCCGACCTGCAGACGGTGGGTCTGTTTCTGGCCGCCTGGGGCTACAACACCGCGAGCGAGCGCCAGCAAGCAGAAAACGACAGCCGCATTCGACTGTTGCCCCTGCGGGCCTTTGGCTCCGCTGATTTTGGCGAGTGGCAGGCCGTAGACTAAAGAAAGTGTCCCCGGTCGGGGGCAATCTGTTCACCTGAATCGAGGCGCGATACGATGGCTCGTCCCCGGATCTTGACTGTGTGTGTGCTCGGCTGTGCTCCCCTGGCGGTCGCCCTTTTCTCTGTGCGCGCTACGGCTCAGCAACCCGCTGTTGCTCCTGCTACCAGAGAATCGCTGGTCGATCTGCGGGTTGCGCCCTACCTTCAGCGCAGCGACGCGCCCTACGCTGCCGGGACCAGCCAGAGCAATGCCCAGCTTACCGGTAACTCCGACAGCACCGCCTACGCCCGCCGCGCCCATGCCCGACTGGTAAGCGGCGACTACAAGGGGGCCGTAGCCGATGCAACCCAGGCACTCAGCCTCAACCCCATCCCCTCCGAAAACTTTTATAGCCGGGGCCGCCTGGACGCGGACCAGTTCGAGGCCGTCTTCGTCCGTGGTCGGGCACTGAACGCCCTGGGCGACCGGCTCGGTGCCCAAAACGATCTGACCCTGGCTGAAAACGCCAAACTGCTCGAAGGGGACAAGCTGGCCTACCAGGCCATCCTCGGCCTGCGCTACCAGTCGGTGGCACCGGGAGCCTGGTTCGGTATCCCGGCTACAGAGGGGACCAGCCCAAAAAGCACACCCTGATTGCGGCGGCTTGCCTGGGTGGCTCCATTTAAAGCAATGTTGAGCTACGTCAATTCCAGGCTCTCCCGTCAAAAATACCGTTTCACAAGAAGTGGGGGCCAGTTATTTTGGTCCGCGCCTTCTGTGTATTTTTATATATCTGGCTGGATCTCACTCCTGGGGCGAATGCAGGGTTTTGCCTCCCGTCATTAGATTGACAGTGAATCAAGGACCGGGTTCTACACGGTCCAGCGGCGACAGGAGGTAGGAACGATGAACGACGAAAATCAGGTTTCAAATCCGTCTGAAGACCAGAAGGGCGAGGGCAGCGAAGCGATTGCCGCCGAGGGCAATCGGGAGAAGCGTGAGCCAGACCAGCAGGGACAACCGGCCCAGCCTCTCAGCAACACTGCAGGCGGGGTGATCGGGGCAGCAGTTGGTGGTCTGGTTGGTGGCCGGGTCGGAGCAGTGGTCGGAGCGGCAGTCGGAGCCGTTGCTGCCTCTGCCTTAAAAGGTGAAAATCCGATAGACAAAGCAAAAGAAACAATCGGCGGAATCAAAGAAGCAATCACTGGTTCCGAAGCCAAGTCCGAAGGGACTTCCGGTGGTCAGCAAGAAGGGTCCACAAGCTCTCAGCAACCGGCTCAACCCCAGCAGACGACTCCGGCAACCGAGCAGTCCGGCCAGGAAGCAAAAACGGAGCTTCAGCCAGAGATCCAGCCCGAAGCGTCGGCTCCCGCTGTAGCTCCTGAAGCGACCAGCCCGCTCGATCGCGAGGCAGGCGAAACGGCTCAGAGTGCTTCACCGACCGTGTCCGAAGCTGTCGAAGCAGCCTATAACCAGGCTGTTGAACTTGAAAAGCCTGCTGAGAATCCGTCGCCCAGTTAAGGCTACCGGCTCAGGACGTCGGTCTTCTTTGGCTCGTATTCCACGTCCACTGAGTAGACGAAGCTAAATAAGCATCAGATTTTGGGCTGGAGTGGGGATCTGGTCGTTCTTTTGCTTATGGGTATTTGCTAAAACCGTCCCCACCCCTCCACACCCCCCCTGCCCCCCGCTCTCCTCCCCTGCCCCGCCGGGCAGAGGAGAAGAGATACGGTATTGAGAGTCAAGCAGCCTCCTCCTTTCTTCTCTTCCTCCGCCCTACTGCAAGCAAACCAACCTGCCGTGCTCTGCATCGAAAGGCGTGTCTGTTTTCACAACCGCCCAGGCAATGTGTAAGAGTTTGCGAGCCGCAGCGCAAAGCGCTACCTTTGCCGGTTTACCGGCTGCTCGTAGCCGCTGGTAAAAGCTTTTAATCTGCTGATTGCAGCGGATCGCACTCAAGCTCGCCATATACAGCGCCGTGCGTAAGCGGGCATTGCCTGCATGGCCGATGCGCTCTGGTCTATGAAGGCTGGTGCCGCTACGGTGGGAGCGGGGAGCGAGACCCGCGTAGGCCACCGCCGCTTCCACCGTTGCACAGCAGCCGAAGTTGAGGGTACTCACCAACACCCACCCAGCGGTGACAGACCCAATGCCTTTGATAGTGCGCAGCTTGGTTGCAGCTTGATGCCAAAGCGAGTCTTGGGCGAGCAGCGCTTCTAGCTGAGCTTCCATCTGCGCAATCTGCTCATCGAAGGTGTGGCTCAACTGCTCCAGACTCGCTTGTACCGCCGCCACCACCAACGGAAATTGCCGCAGAGCGTGCAACTGGTTGTGCAGTTGTTGGCGTTGCTGCAGCAAGGCATCGCGATGCTGCAGGCGCTGTTGGAGTTGGTAATAAATCTCAGGCGGCGGCTGCCAAAGACCAGGTTGCAGGGCGGCAGCGAGTTGGGCAAGCGTCTGGGCATCAAGCGCATCGCTTTTGGAACGCTTGAGCAGTGCCCTGGCAAAGTAATGAGACTGAGCGGGGTTGACCACACTGACGGCAAAACCTTTGAGCGCCAGAAATGTGGCCAGTCGCATCCAGTAGGAGCCTGTGGCTTCGATGACCACTAACACCTCAGCGGCGGTGGGACAGACGGCGAGTAAGCGTTCGGCCAATTGGCAGTGTCCTTCGGGGGTTTGGGGCAGTGTGATGGCAGCGGTAGGCTTTGCGTGGGTGAGCAGCCAGGCGGCAGTGACAGTGAGTGCCGCCACATCAATACCGACAAATAGCTGATAGTCGTTTTGTGAACCGTCTCGCTGCATGAGTGTCTCCAGTTGAAGCTTCAGAGGAGGTAGGCAAGTTCCGCAGGACGGCAAAAGTCTAGCCTCGTGATACGTGGTCAGTGCCACTCGATACGGTTCAGCTTTGCCGGTCCTTGATAGCGGGGGACAATCTCTTCCACGCGGTCAAAGCCGCAAGGGGGGGCACAGTCCTCACCGCTACCTTGGAACCAATAGCAATATACGAGGGGGGGTTCACTGTAACTGGGCTGCAGGCGGGATAGGTGGAGTCAGTTGCAGGCTCGTCTTATTTTTCATCTGCTGCAAGGGACGTAGGGCTGCTTGGAGCTGATGTTGAATGACCTTCGGATACTTAGAGCGATTTTCCAGCGACTGCTACACGCCTTGCTTCCTGAAATGCTTCTTCTGAGTGTATTCCAGGACCGGGGTATGTAGGGTCAGACCGCAGACCGCTCTAGAAGGCGACGGCCTATTGCTGCTGCTGAGAAGGTGAGGGGACAGCCGGGTTGCGGTACGCCTCGGTGAGTTCTCGCGGTTGGCGACGGACGATGCGGGCAAGCCAGTTCTGCAGATCGTCGATGCAGGTGAAGACCACCGGAATCACGACCAGGGTGAGTAGGGTGGAGGTGACGAGGCCACCGACCACAGCGACGGCCATCGGAGCGCGCACCTCGGACCCGGCTCCGATACCCAGAGCAATCGGCAACATACCGGCGATCATGGCGATCGTCGTCATCAAGATAGGCCGCATCCGCGCTTCTCCGGCGGAGAGAATGGCTTCCATGCGCGGCGTGCCCTCCTTCATTGCCATCAAGCCGTACTCGACGAGCAAGATCGCGTTTTTGGTGACCAGGCCCATGAGCATGATGATGCCGATGAGGGCGTAGAGACCCAGGGATTTGCCGAAGACGAGCAGACCAATCAGTGCCCCGCCCAGCGACAGCGGCAGCGACATCATGATCGTGAGCGGCTGCATAAAGCCACCGAAGAGCAGGACGAGGACGGCGTAGATGAGCAGCACGGCGGTGGCGATGGCGAAGCCGAAGCCGCTGAAGACGTCGCGCTGGATCTCGGTGTCGCCCGCCGGTTGTTCGCGCACACCGGCAGGCAGGTTGCGGTAGGCGGAGAGCTTGTGAACCGCCTGCAGGGCGGGGCCAAGTTCGGTGCCGGCTCCGAGGTTGGCATCGATTGAGACCTGGCGGGCCCGATCGTAGCGGTCGATCTGGGCGGCACCGCTGCCGACGCCGATCGAGGCGACGGATTTGAGCGGCACCAGGCCGTTGTTGCCCACTACCTGCAGGTTGGAGATCGTCTGCAGGTCGTCTCGGAAGCGCGGGTCGAGCTGGACGCGGATATTGATCTGGCGGTCGGCCAGGTTGAACTTGGCGAGGTTGGCGTCGATGTCGCCCAGGCTTGCGATAAGCGCGGTGCGGGCGATCGACTGCACCGAGACGCCCTGATCGGCGGCGCGGGCAAAGTCGGGTCTGACCAGGATCTCAGGGCGCAGGAGGGCTGCGCTGGAGGTAACATCGATGAGCCCTGGCACAGAGCGGATCTGATCGGTGAGGGCGTCGGCGGCCTGCTTGAGGGTGGCCGGATCGTCGCCTGTAAGCACGATCTGCAGCGGTTTACCGCCGCTCACGCCGGTACCGGCGGAGGAGATGCGCACGCCCGGCACCTGCAGGAGGGGCTTGCGGATCGCCGCCTCGAACTGGGCCTGGCTCAGCTTGCGCTCTTCTTTGGGCTTGAGAACAATGTAGATACTGGCCTTGTTGACCGCGCCGGAACTGCTGCCGGAGCCGTTGCTACTTGGGGTGCCGAGGGAGGAGAAGACCTTGGCCGCCTCCGGGCGGGACTGGACGATGCCGGTAATTTGTTTTACCACCCGCCGGGTGTCGCTCAGCGACGAACCGGGGGGCAACTCGATGCTCAGGACCGTCTCACCCCGGTCCACCGCGTCGATGAGCGAGGTCGGAATGAGCGGCACCAGAGCGAGGCTCGCGACGAAGAAACCGACGGCGGCGAGGATGGTTGCAAAGCGGTGCCGGAGCGCCCAGAGCAAGATTCGATCGTAGGTGCGCACCAGCCAGCCCCGCTTGCTCGCGTGGGGCAGGGGCTTCATCAGGTAGGCGGCCATCAGCGGGGTGGCCATGCGGGCCACCACCAGCGAGAAGAGCACTGCGGCTGCCACCGTCCAGCCGAACTGTTTGAAGAACTGGCCGGGGATGCCGCCCATAAAGGCGACGGGCAAAAAGACGACGACGATCGTCATCGTCGTGGCGACGACCGCCAGGCCAATTTCGTCGGCGGCGTCGAGGGCCGCCTGAAAGGGGCGCTTGCCCATGCCGATGTGGCGGACGATATTTTCGATCTCGACGATCGCATCGTCTACCAGGATGCCGACGACAAGGGAGAGGGCGAGCATCGACATGTTGTTGAGCGTAAAGCCCGCCACCTTCATCAAGGCAAAAGTAGGAATCGCCGAAAGGGGCATTGCAATCGCCGCAATCGCCGTCGATCGCCAGTCGCGCAGGAAAAACCAGATCACGATGACTGCAAGGGTAGCCCCCAGTAGCAGCGCCTCGACAGAAGCGTCGTAGGACATATGCACGAACCTGGCTGTCGTGCGAATCATGTCGATGTCGATGTCGGCAGGCAGGCTGTGGCGCAACTGTTCGATCTGGCGCTGGACGCTCTTCTCGACATCGACGACGTTGCTGCCGGTGGAGCGCACCACCGAGAAGGCGACTGCCGGCTTGCCATCGATAAACGCAAGCTGCCGCTGCTCGGCTGCCCCATCGCTCACGGTACCAATCGTATCGAGGCGGGCGTAGGTGCCGTTGGGTAAGACAATCTGGGTAGCGCGCAGTTTCTCGACGCTGGGAGCACTGCCCAGGGTGCGAATCGCCTGCTCGGTGGTCCCTACTTCTCCCCGGCCACCGGGAAGATCGATGTTCAGGGCGCGAATCTGGGCGTTGACTTGATCGGCTGTGACCCCCAATGCCTGCAGGCGGTTGGGATCGAGGAAGATACGAATCTCACGGTCCACCCCCCCCGAGCGCTGCACCTGGGAGACGCCGGGAACCGAAAGGAGGGCGCGGGCAATGTCGTTATCGACCAGCCAGCTCAATTCGACCGGCGTGCGCCGATTGGAAGCAACCGCGAAAGAGATGAACGGCCCACCGGCAAAGTCGATGCGCTGGACGATGGGCTCGTTGATGCCCTGGGGCAACTGCTGGCGGATCTTGGTCACCGCGTCGCGCACGTCGTTGACGGCCCGGTCGGTGTTGGTGCCCAGAACGAACTTGATCTGGGTGGTCGAGGCACCGTCGGTGACCGTCGAGATGATGTGCTCGACGTTGCCGATGCCTGCTACCGAATCTTCGACTTTGCGGGTGACCTGGGTTTCCAGCTCGCTGGGGGCTGCTCCAGTCTGGGTGATGGTCACCGACACCATCGGCACGTCGATATTTGGATTTTCGTCGATGCCCAGCGAGAAGAAGGAGACGACTCCAGCCACCGTCAGGACCAGAAAAAGCACGATCGTCGGCACCGGGTTGCGGATCGACCAGGCGGAGATGTTCCAGTTCACGGGCGATTTCCTGCTACTTGTTCGCTCTTAGGAAGGCGCACATAATCGCCGTCCTTGAGATAGCCTGCCCCAGCCACGATCACCCGCTCGCCGGGTTTGAGGCCACTTTTGACTTCGATGTTGTCGCCGCTGCGCGCACCGGTGACAACTGTGCGGCTGTCGGCCTGCTCGCCATCGAGGACAAAGACCTGGGCGCTGTCGTCGCTGGTGAGCACCGCCTGGGCAGGCACCACCAGCGCCTGGTAAGAACCGAGTTCTACCCGGCCACGCACGAACATACCGGGCCTGAGGCCGCTCACCGAAGGCACATCGATGCGCACGGTACCAAGGCGGGTGCGCTCGTCTACCTGGGGAGTGATCTGGCGAACCCGACCGCTGACAGCGATGCGGCTGTCGGCGTCGGAGGTGACAAGGACGGTCTGGCGCGGAGCAACCTTCGGTAGATCGACCTCCGGCACCTGGGCGCGCAGCTCAAGGCGGTTATCCCGCACGAGCATAAAAAGGGCTGTCCCGGAGGAGACGATCTGGCCCAGGCGGGCGTCGCGTCGG harbors:
- a CDS encoding TRAFAC clade GTPase domain-containing protein, with translation MPARSRSFTPAFNLLSLGGRGVGKTVFLAGAYAETHRGIAPLPSSTLWFDWDSRAQQDVGNALAYIERTGHYPSATLRISSFRFALKQRQFGFSRTICYLRWQDIPGEICSPANPAFREMVLASHGCCVFVDTQALLVDDDYLQQFEQKIFAQLRTIASLIPPGETYPIALVLTKCDLSAAVSQSEKRLEDLLRPLLESLTGGVRCRALPVAAKVVQRGESWALQAVGAAAAFIWLAWQLSDIHRLGWGERLLGLFARLLSGSRRQPGWEDGLLRRILVEETQTTGAGAAFRPQAPRRTASKVERE
- a CDS encoding S41 family peptidase; translation: MFSTVARRQRRAVVAVALSLVLLGAGPASAQPPSASLSTFEEVWQTVKDHFYDPKLGGIDWRAIREKYREQAALAASGEQLAGAINRMLLELHASHTRYYTRQEPAFYQLLGGVFRSSPAWRKFKKQFPGEELSYTEIGVFTSKEETGTLVTAVLDDSPARKAGLQVGDVIVAVDGEPGFEPIDSFKGKVAKPVVLSVRRTGKIAKLTVVPKNYDPATMFLDAMRDSAELIEQDGKTIGYIHVWSYAGEQYQQLLKKELFSGKLQRADALILDLRNGWGGASPEYLNIFTAQQPALTIQSRDGKPANLTELWKKPVVLLVNEQTRSGKEILAYGFKKYAIGPVIGTRTAGAVLAGSPFLLKDGSLLYLAVANVWVDGERLEGTGVTPDIEVPPDFERGDLQKQKAIEVLLGKLATAGPAGGSYNLGQ
- the hisH gene encoding imidazole glycerol phosphate synthase subunit HisH, whose translation is MARIPSIALVDYGVGNLHSARKGLEAMGARVVVSAHPETLAAADGVVLPGVGAFDAAIEKLAERDLGPTLQRLVDQGQPLLGICLGLQVLFESSEEGRLPGLGILPGRVRRFASEPGLTIPHMGWNQLEFDQPDCPLWQGLAAGSWVYFVHSYYVEPACSADRAATAVHGHQPFTAAIARDRLWAVQFHPEKSARTGLQILKNFIALTVGDRSLVAPAAN
- a CDS encoding glycosyltransferase family 4 protein, which codes for MLHIAAEFPPITWGGMGTAVGGLCRASARAGMTAAVLLVGGILVLPEEAGPFSNEEGWLNADGVRLFQIAPSDGPQRTIDLVRRWQPDLLHLHTAWLWDTIRPVLEVTGLPFVFTVHSLDRAEYEIGRLVSAWENQAQVLVAANRIVVPSKSEAALLVRYYPEVGSRVRVAANGIDERPIAVRERRGEPPTVLFSGRFVERKGIGELLAAIPEVLSVRPTTRFVLAGGYGGPAEVDFMGLQQQMAPYRQQVHFTGWLAAEEMDAWYRRSDILVVPSWYEPFGMVVLEGMLHGLAVAATAVGGPAEILDHGRTGWLFASRNVDALKAALIQLVDSAELCLQLGAAAQEAVRRHWLWPQVLQKLTCVYREAIGCRDSYEI
- a CDS encoding Uma2 family endonuclease, whose translation is MTFSAEGLAPKNRPQELSAAGESEEKRATAVIARLKQSLLGWVEPLGLGVVLDRGGCNATAPDLAFLAMNRLRNAPFRLGLPVPDLVVKVESAPSQREALTRQIQSWLDRGVVVCLLVETWAKTVSIFREGQVVTLGLEEVLSLPEILPGWEWKLAAL
- a CDS encoding HAD family hydrolase, which gives rise to MATPGPDLLALDFDGVICDGLKEYFQTSWLAYCKLWPDTDPVAPAGVAERFYQLRPVIETGWEMPLLLRAILEKIESERIFAEWPTLSHQLLAISGFSTQQLTTTVDGMRDEWIERDLPGWLAVHRFYPGVIESLRRWEGDAQLRAVIITTKASRFVLELLGQAGLVWPAADLFGKDIRQPKSHTLAQLLAAGYRRIWFVEDRFATLRGVQQLPDLQTVGLFLAAWGYNTASERQQAENDSRIRLLPLRAFGSADFGEWQAVD
- a CDS encoding glycine zipper domain-containing protein; the protein is MNDENQVSNPSEDQKGEGSEAIAAEGNREKREPDQQGQPAQPLSNTAGGVIGAAVGGLVGGRVGAVVGAAVGAVAASALKGENPIDKAKETIGGIKEAITGSEAKSEGTSGGQQEGSTSSQQPAQPQQTTPATEQSGQEAKTELQPEIQPEASAPAVAPEATSPLDREAGETAQSASPTVSEAVEAAYNQAVELEKPAENPSPS
- a CDS encoding IS110 family transposase, whose amino-acid sequence is MQRDGSQNDYQLFVGIDVAALTVTAAWLLTHAKPTAAITLPQTPEGHCQLAERLLAVCPTAAEVLVVIEATGSYWMRLATFLALKGFAVSVVNPAQSHYFARALLKRSKSDALDAQTLAQLAAALQPGLWQPPPEIYYQLQQRLQHRDALLQQRQQLHNQLHALRQFPLVVAAVQASLEQLSHTFDEQIAQMEAQLEALLAQDSLWHQAATKLRTIKGIGSVTAGWVLVSTLNFGCCATVEAAVAYAGLAPRSHRSGTSLHRPERIGHAGNARLRTALYMASLSAIRCNQQIKSFYQRLRAAGKPAKVALCAAARKLLHIAWAVVKTDTPFDAEHGRLVCLQ